A single uncultured Acetobacterium sp. DNA region contains:
- a CDS encoding FAD-dependent oxidoreductase — protein sequence MKRYDVIVVGAGPAGLSAAIEAAKRGLKVIVFDENAKPGGQLFKQIHKFFGSKEHKAKIRGFKIGEDLLGEAETAGVEVVLNAAVVGLYLDKEVVVQLNGEVNHFKGDAIIVATGASENMITFDGWTLPGVIGAGAAQTMMNLHRIRPGKKVLMLGTGNVGLVVSYQLMQSGCEVVALVDAAPRIGGYGVHAAKVARCGVPYYLSHTIIKAHGSDYVTGVTIGQVDANWNVVPGSEKEFEVDTICLAVGLSPMAQLLKMAGCEMAENPSKGGYVPTCNSYGETSIPGLFVAGDVSGIEEASSAMIEGRIAGVAAAHRLGFIDALELKEKSQELERALLSLREGMFSPENKGKEVKKTEEGYLVSSNLLTKGYLTDEEVLTYPGVTQSSGIHPVIECAQNIPCNPCQDACAKKCITIGEKITSLPVVDETASCSGCGMCVAACSGQSIFLVNENAEDGTTAVTIPYEFLPLPEKGTKGIALDRSGAEICPAEIVEIKNVRAFDRTSLLTMKVPLEMGMKARFFKYVQEV from the coding sequence ATGAAAAGATATGATGTAATAGTAGTCGGAGCAGGTCCGGCAGGGCTATCCGCTGCCATAGAAGCGGCAAAAAGAGGACTCAAGGTAATTGTATTTGATGAAAATGCCAAGCCCGGAGGACAATTATTCAAGCAGATCCATAAATTTTTTGGTTCAAAAGAACATAAAGCGAAAATACGTGGGTTTAAAATCGGCGAAGATCTGCTTGGTGAAGCCGAAACGGCTGGCGTAGAAGTTGTGTTGAATGCGGCAGTCGTGGGGTTATACCTCGACAAGGAAGTTGTGGTTCAGCTAAACGGTGAAGTGAACCATTTCAAGGGCGATGCCATTATTGTGGCAACCGGTGCCTCGGAAAATATGATTACCTTTGATGGTTGGACATTGCCGGGGGTCATTGGTGCAGGGGCAGCCCAAACCATGATGAATCTCCATCGTATCCGACCGGGAAAAAAGGTGTTGATGCTGGGCACCGGCAACGTGGGTCTGGTGGTCAGTTATCAGTTAATGCAGTCTGGTTGTGAAGTAGTGGCACTGGTGGATGCAGCCCCCCGAATTGGGGGCTACGGCGTTCATGCTGCCAAGGTGGCACGCTGTGGGGTTCCTTATTATTTGTCTCACACCATTATCAAAGCCCATGGATCAGATTATGTAACCGGTGTGACAATCGGTCAGGTGGATGCCAACTGGAATGTCGTTCCGGGATCAGAGAAAGAATTTGAGGTGGACACCATCTGTCTGGCAGTGGGGTTATCCCCAATGGCTCAGTTACTTAAAATGGCCGGTTGTGAAATGGCAGAAAACCCGTCCAAGGGTGGCTATGTGCCAACTTGCAACAGCTATGGCGAAACATCCATCCCCGGTCTTTTCGTAGCCGGCGATGTTTCCGGAATCGAAGAAGCCAGCTCGGCGATGATCGAAGGTCGGATTGCTGGCGTTGCTGCAGCGCATCGACTGGGTTTCATTGATGCGCTGGAACTGAAAGAAAAATCCCAGGAACTGGAACGTGCCTTGTTAAGTCTCCGAGAAGGCATGTTCAGTCCGGAAAATAAGGGAAAAGAAGTTAAAAAGACCGAAGAAGGCTATCTGGTTTCCAGTAATCTGCTGACAAAAGGCTATCTCACGGATGAGGAAGTATTGACCTATCCGGGAGTGACCCAATCGAGTGGGATTCATCCGGTGATTGAATGCGCTCAGAATATTCCCTGCAATCCCTGTCAGGATGCCTGTGCTAAAAAATGTATTACCATCGGCGAGAAAATTACATCCCTGCCAGTGGTCGATGAAACCGCCAGTTGTTCCGGCTGTGGCATGTGTGTGGCCGCCTGTTCTGGGCAGTCGATCTTTCTGGTTAATGAAAATGCCGAGGATGGCACGACAGCCGTGACTATTCCGTATGAGTTTTTACCGCTGCCAGAAAAAGGAACCAAAGGAATTGCTCTGGATCGTAGCGGCGCAGAAATCTGTCCGGCAGAAATTGTGGAAATTAAAAATGTACGTGCATTTGACCGGACCAGCTTGTTGACCATGAAGGTTCCCCTCGAAATGGGAATGAAGGCCCGATTTTTCAAATACGTGCAGGAGGTGTAG
- a CDS encoding (2Fe-2S)-binding protein, giving the protein MRITEHPILGESNKGRLVTFYFDGKPVEGYEAEPIAAALRVAGVMVHRHTHKGNSPRGIFCAIGRCTDCVMVVDGKPNVRTCVTPLVEGMTVQTQDGVLAKQ; this is encoded by the coding sequence ATGCGAATCACAGAACACCCGATTTTGGGTGAAAGTAATAAAGGCCGCTTGGTCACATTTTACTTCGATGGAAAACCAGTGGAAGGCTATGAAGCAGAACCCATTGCCGCGGCATTGCGAGTAGCCGGGGTGATGGTTCATCGTCATACCCACAAAGGAAATTCGCCACGGGGCATATTTTGTGCCATCGGACGCTGTACCGACTGTGTCATGGTGGTTGATGGCAAGCCCAATGTGCGAACCTGTGTTACGCCCCTGGTAGAAGGAATGACGGTTCAAACTCAGGATGGGGTTTTGGCAAAGCAGTAG
- a CDS encoding tyramine oxidase subunit B: MNDTKIDFLYLSEPDMIAAGVENMAECVDTMIEMFKLMSDGDYIMGGANQNSHGIMLSFPETSPFPNMPLNGPDRRYMAMPAYLGGEFDMAGMKWYGSNTANKEKGLPRSILTVMLNEKDTGAPMALMSANILSATRTGAIPGVGAKYLARKDSKVVGIIGPGVMNRTALASFMVTCPNIDSIKINGRRRVTSEAFADYVKAEFPQITTIEIVDTMEEAVRGADIISVATSGSVGSDSYPYIEEAWIKPGALFCMPANIKFDDDFILNRARNVVDNYKLYEAWSEELPAPRHEIVGLLAVHYMDLIEKGMMNPEDISDLGNIIAGRTPARQSDDEIILYTVGGMPVEDIAWGTKLYRKALEKGIGTKLNLWEKPHLA; the protein is encoded by the coding sequence ATGAACGATACTAAAATTGATTTTTTATACTTGAGTGAACCAGATATGATTGCTGCCGGGGTTGAGAACATGGCTGAATGTGTGGATACGATGATTGAAATGTTTAAACTGATGAGTGATGGCGATTATATCATGGGTGGAGCCAACCAGAATTCTCACGGAATTATGCTGTCTTTCCCGGAAACATCACCATTTCCCAATATGCCCCTGAATGGCCCGGACCGACGTTATATGGCGATGCCAGCTTACCTTGGCGGGGAATTCGATATGGCCGGGATGAAATGGTATGGTTCCAATACTGCCAATAAAGAAAAAGGCCTGCCGCGTTCCATCCTGACGGTAATGCTCAACGAAAAAGATACTGGTGCACCGATGGCGTTAATGTCAGCAAACATTCTCAGTGCCACCCGTACGGGTGCGATTCCCGGAGTTGGGGCAAAATATCTGGCCCGAAAAGATTCTAAAGTTGTCGGAATTATTGGTCCCGGCGTGATGAATAGAACTGCCTTGGCGTCGTTCATGGTTACCTGTCCCAACATTGACAGCATCAAAATCAATGGTCGAAGACGTGTTACTTCAGAAGCGTTCGCTGATTATGTCAAAGCCGAATTTCCGCAGATCACGACGATCGAAATCGTCGATACCATGGAAGAGGCAGTACGAGGTGCCGATATCATCAGCGTGGCCACCTCCGGATCGGTTGGATCGGATTCCTATCCCTATATTGAAGAAGCCTGGATTAAACCTGGCGCACTGTTTTGTATGCCAGCCAATATCAAATTTGATGACGACTTTATTTTAAACCGCGCCAGAAATGTGGTTGATAATTATAAATTATATGAGGCCTGGAGTGAAGAGCTCCCCGCCCCCCGACACGAAATAGTGGGATTATTAGCTGTTCATTACATGGATCTCATTGAAAAAGGAATGATGAATCCAGAAGACATCAGTGATTTGGGTAACATCATTGCTGGCAGAACCCCGGCCCGTCAATCGGATGATGAGATCATCCTCTATACGGTTGGTGGGATGCCTGTGGAAGATATTGCCTGGGGTACCAAACTATATCGTAAAGCCCTGGAAAAAGGCATCGGTACCAAACTGAATCTTTGGGAAAAACCCCATCTGGCTTAA
- a CDS encoding alpha/beta hydrolase fold domain-containing protein, with translation MSTKAKMMHVMLKYRHLFKGQLRPEVIDKNTSIEKLRRDCDESAARFFKPIESINYRESNYPDFYAEWVEIKDAPKDKAVLYFHGGGFVMGNARSHRNIVGNFVKHLGINALVFDYRLAPEHPAPAAVDDSAAIYGWLIEQGYQPRNIVFAGDSAGGGIALATLLKCKDDGMPLPRVCAVFSPCTDMTISGASHMTRVKADPCTPKGANETYLDYYIGEGEPKHPYASPLFGDLSGLPPTIIQVGDNETLRDDSTRFAQKAKDAGVEIQIKVWKEMFHCFPLLAPMFPEATEALEEVCQFIWNHLKT, from the coding sequence ATGAGTACCAAAGCAAAAATGATGCATGTCATGTTGAAATATCGACATTTATTTAAAGGGCAATTGCGCCCGGAAGTGATTGATAAAAACACATCAATCGAAAAGTTGCGTCGAGACTGTGATGAAAGTGCCGCCCGTTTTTTTAAACCAATCGAAAGCATCAATTATAGAGAAAGTAATTATCCGGATTTTTATGCGGAATGGGTCGAAATTAAAGATGCCCCCAAAGATAAAGCCGTCCTTTATTTTCATGGGGGTGGTTTTGTGATGGGCAATGCCCGATCGCACCGAAATATTGTTGGAAACTTTGTCAAACATCTGGGCATTAACGCCCTGGTCTTTGACTATCGGTTGGCTCCGGAACATCCGGCACCGGCAGCCGTTGATGATTCAGCGGCAATTTACGGCTGGCTCATTGAACAGGGCTATCAACCTAGAAATATTGTATTTGCCGGCGATTCAGCTGGTGGTGGGATCGCGTTAGCTACACTTCTTAAATGTAAGGATGATGGCATGCCGTTGCCGAGAGTCTGTGCCGTCTTTTCACCGTGTACGGATATGACAATTTCGGGAGCATCCCATATGACCCGGGTGAAGGCTGATCCCTGTACACCCAAAGGTGCAAATGAAACATATCTTGACTACTATATCGGCGAAGGCGAGCCTAAACATCCCTATGCATCACCACTGTTTGGGGATCTAAGCGGTTTACCGCCAACAATTATTCAGGTGGGAGATAATGAAACCCTGAGGGATGATTCAACGCGTTTTGCCCAAAAAGCTAAAGATGCTGGAGTAGAAATTCAGATAAAAGTGTGGAAAGAGATGTTTCACTGCTTCCCCTTGCTGGCACCGATGTTTCCAGAAGCGACCGAGGCGCTGGAAGAAGTTTGTCAATTTATTTGGAACCATTTGAAAACCTGA
- a CDS encoding TetR/AcrR family transcriptional regulator, translated as MARTKEQNEKIRETRKEIIRNAALSQFVKQGLFATRIQDIAAEADIAQGLLYHYYASKDEIFVDLINDALDKTIEASYSVRDMNTDPGEKIRFALERLVETIENSQTFLDTCRLITQATNSTAIPQEAQDLIQKKRSIPYLVIEEIIEAGQKEGTVVAGNPKMLAIFFWTSINGLAIYYSTNNNQEVKLDYQVIAAMFLIETKRKREE; from the coding sequence ATGGCACGAACAAAGGAACAAAATGAAAAAATCAGGGAAACCCGCAAAGAGATAATTCGCAATGCGGCACTTAGTCAATTTGTCAAACAGGGTTTGTTTGCCACCCGCATCCAGGATATTGCAGCGGAAGCCGACATTGCTCAGGGGCTTTTATATCATTACTATGCATCAAAAGACGAAATCTTTGTGGATCTCATTAACGATGCATTGGATAAAACCATTGAGGCATCTTATTCAGTACGGGATATGAACACCGACCCCGGTGAAAAAATTCGTTTTGCCTTAGAACGACTGGTAGAGACCATTGAAAACAGCCAGACATTTTTAGATACCTGTCGGTTAATTACCCAGGCAACCAATTCAACGGCAATTCCTCAGGAGGCTCAGGATCTGATTCAGAAAAAAAGGAGCATCCCCTATCTGGTCATCGAAGAAATAATCGAAGCGGGACAAAAAGAAGGAACTGTTGTAGCAGGGAATCCTAAAATGTTGGCAATTTTTTTCTGGACCAGTATAAATGGCCTGGCAATATATTATTCCACCAACAATAATCAGGAAGTAAAACTGGATTATCAGGTGATCGCAGCGATGTTTTTAATCGAAACTAAAAGAAAAAGAGAGGAATAA